A stretch of the Phycodurus eques isolate BA_2022a chromosome 15, UOR_Pequ_1.1, whole genome shotgun sequence genome encodes the following:
- the LOC133413831 gene encoding growth arrest and DNA damage-inducible protein GADD45 gamma-like — protein sequence MQSPGKSLKEALLCAHSEDRLTVGVYESAKIMTDDPDSASFCVLAVDEDFECDIALQIHFTLIQSFCFDNDISIVRVSDMQRLAEIVADKSEHLEDAHCVLITNPADGAWEDPSLEKLHLFCEESRRLNDWVPEISLPGR from the exons ATGCAGTCTCCTGGAAAATCCCTGAAGGAAGCTCTGCTCTGCGCTCACAGCGAGGATCGTCTCACAGTTGGAGTCTACGAGAGTGCCAAAATAATGACCGA TGATCCAGACAGCGCGTCCTTCTGCGTGCTGGCCGTGGACGAGGATTTCGAGTGTGACATCGCTCTGCAGATCCACTTCACCCTCATCCAGTCCTTCTGCTTCGACAACGACATCAGCATCGTCAGAGTGAGCGACATGCAGCGTCTGGCTGAGATTGTCGCTGACAAGTCGGAGCATCTCGAAGATGCTCACTGCGTCCTCATCACG AACCCAGCTGATGGAGCTTGGGAGGACCCTTCTCTGGAGAAGCTGCATCTGTTCTGTGAGGAGAGCCGGCGTCTGAACGACTGGGTTCCCGAGATCAGCCTCCCCGGACGCTGA